The Hydrogenobacter sp. T-2 region CTTCCAGTCTTATGCCTAATCTCCTAAGGGTTTGGAAAAACTGCTCGTTGTCTCCAAGTCCACAAAAGGCTAAAAAGCTAAGCTCATGGTAGTTTTCTACCTGCCTGTGGTCTGTGCTCCTAAGTATCCTCCAGCCACTTCTACGCATCTTAAAGGTAGGCTTGTGAGCATGTCTCCAGTCAAAGTCCTCAAGCTCTCTGTATGAAAGCACAAAAGCGTCCGCCCTTTCCATACCTTCAAGTGGCTCTCTCAATCTACCAAAAGGTAAAACCCTGTCTGAGAAGTCTCTTTTTCTGAGAAGAAGAAGGTCTAAGTCTCTGTGTATTTTCCTGTGCTGAAAGCCATCGTCAAGGATGATAAGCTCTGGTTTTAATTCCCTAAGGGCAAAGTCCGCACCCCTGCACCGCACCTCATCCACCACAAGGCTAACCCTTGGCAGTAGCTTTGCCAACATATAAGGCTCATCTCCAGCCTCCTGCCAGCTTGCCCTCAAGTTACCCCATTCAGAGACTAAAAGTGTCCCCTTTGTGCTTCTTTTGTAGCCTCTTGAAATTACGCATACCTTTAACTTCTCAGAGAGCATATTAGCTATATACCTAACCAAGGAGCTCTTCCCGCTTCCTCCGACAGACAGATTCCCAACTGAAATAACAGGAATAGGGAATTTGCATTGAGCTATAAGCCCTGAGTCATAAACCCAGTTTCTAAGTTTTACCGCCCAGAGGTATGGGTTGAGGCTTTCAAGCATTTTTGAACCTTTTTGCGTCCCTTATGAGAAA contains the following coding sequences:
- the lpxK gene encoding tetraacyldisaccharide 4'-kinase — encoded protein: MLESLNPYLWAVKLRNWVYDSGLIAQCKFPIPVISVGNLSVGGSGKSSLVRYIANMLSEKLKVCVISRGYKRSTKGTLLVSEWGNLRASWQEAGDEPYMLAKLLPRVSLVVDEVRCRGADFALRELKPELIILDDGFQHRKIHRDLDLLLLRKRDFSDRVLPFGRLREPLEGMERADAFVLSYRELEDFDWRHAHKPTFKMRRSGWRILRSTDHRQVENYHELSFLAFCGLGDNEQFFQTLRRLGIRLEDTLGFPDHYHYRGFKLQRDKLYITTLKDLVKLEPAENLFYLDFEVEVEGLKEFLEGFIINRLQRVGSSAGRATDS